In Streptomyces sp. P3, one DNA window encodes the following:
- the glpK gene encoding glycerol kinase GlpK, which yields MTDAHTAGPFIAAIDQGTTSSRCIVFDRDGRIVSVDQKEHEQIFPKPGWVEHDANEIWTNVQEVVAGAIEKAGITRDDIKAIGITNQRETTLLWDKNTGQPVHNAIVWQDTRTDALCRELGRNVGQDRFRRETGLPLASYFAGPKARWLLDNVEGLRERAEAGDILFGTMDTWVIWNLTGGVDGGKHYTDVTNASRTMLMNLHTLEWDDKIAESIGVPLAMLPEIRSSAEVYGEVTGGRLGDLLGGIPVASALGDQQAALFGQTCFAEGEAKSTYGTGTFMLLNTGEKIINSYSGLLTTVGYRIGDQKPVYALEGSIAVTGSLVQWMRDQMGLISTAAEIETLALSVEDNGGAYFVPAFSGLFAPYWRSDARGVIAGLTRYVTKAHLARAVLEATAWQTREITDAMTKDSGVELAALKVDGGMTSNNLLMQTLSDFLDAPVVRPMVAETTCLGAAYAAGLAVGFWTNTDDLRANWRRAAEWTPRMDAETRDREYKSWLKAVERTMGWLEDEE from the coding sequence GTGACCGACGCGCACACCGCCGGCCCGTTCATCGCCGCCATCGACCAGGGCACCACCTCCTCGCGCTGCATCGTCTTCGACCGGGACGGCCGGATCGTCTCCGTCGACCAGAAGGAGCACGAGCAGATCTTCCCCAAGCCGGGCTGGGTCGAGCACGACGCCAACGAGATCTGGACCAACGTCCAGGAAGTCGTCGCCGGAGCCATCGAGAAGGCCGGCATCACCCGTGACGACATCAAGGCCATCGGCATCACCAACCAGCGTGAGACCACGCTGCTGTGGGACAAGAACACCGGTCAGCCCGTCCACAACGCCATCGTCTGGCAGGACACCCGCACCGACGCCCTCTGCCGCGAGCTCGGCCGCAACGTCGGCCAGGACCGCTTCCGCCGGGAGACCGGCCTGCCGCTGGCCTCCTACTTCGCCGGCCCCAAGGCCCGCTGGCTGCTCGACAACGTCGAGGGCCTGCGCGAGCGCGCCGAGGCGGGCGACATCCTCTTCGGCACCATGGACACCTGGGTCATCTGGAACCTGACCGGCGGCGTCGACGGCGGCAAGCACTACACCGACGTCACCAACGCCTCCCGCACCATGCTGATGAACCTCCACACCCTGGAGTGGGACGACAAGATCGCCGAGTCCATCGGCGTCCCGCTGGCGATGCTGCCCGAGATCCGCTCCTCCGCCGAGGTCTACGGCGAGGTCACCGGCGGCAGGCTCGGCGACCTGCTCGGCGGCATCCCGGTCGCCTCCGCGCTCGGCGACCAGCAGGCGGCCCTGTTCGGCCAGACCTGCTTCGCGGAGGGCGAGGCCAAGTCCACGTACGGCACCGGCACGTTCATGCTGCTGAACACCGGCGAGAAGATCATCAACTCGTACTCCGGCCTGCTGACCACCGTCGGCTACCGCATCGGCGACCAGAAGCCGGTCTACGCCCTCGAGGGCTCGATCGCCGTCACCGGTTCGCTGGTGCAGTGGATGCGCGACCAGATGGGCCTGATCTCCACCGCCGCCGAGATCGAGACGCTCGCGCTCTCCGTCGAGGACAACGGCGGCGCCTACTTCGTGCCGGCCTTCTCGGGCCTGTTCGCCCCGTACTGGCGCTCCGACGCCCGCGGTGTGATCGCCGGCCTCACCCGGTACGTCACCAAGGCGCACCTCGCGCGCGCCGTCCTGGAGGCCACGGCCTGGCAGACCCGCGAGATCACCGACGCCATGACGAAGGACTCCGGCGTCGAGCTGGCGGCCCTCAAGGTCGACGGCGGCATGACCTCCAACAACCTGCTGATGCAGACCCTCTCCGACTTCCTGGACGCCCCCGTGGTGCGCCCGATGGTCGCCGAGACCACCTGCCTCGGCGCCGCGTACGCCGCCGGCCTCGCCGTCGGCTTCTGGACCAACACCGACGACCTGCGCGCCAACTGGCGACGGGCCGCCGAGTGGACCCCCCGCATGGACGCGGAGACCCGCGACCGTGAGTACAAGAGCTGGCTCAAGGCCGTCGAGCGGACCATGGGCTGGCTCGAGGACGAGGAGTAA
- a CDS encoding MIP/aquaporin family protein: MSSSDIFIGETIGTAILILLGGGVCAAVTLKASKARNAGWLAITFGWGFAVLTAVYTSAPLSGAHLNPAVTLALAIKDDDWSNVPVYWAGQLLGAAIGATLVWVAYYGQFHAHLTDREIVGGPGAQSTKVKAVEAQEQGAGPVLGVFSTGPEVRVVWQNLATEIIGTVVLVLAVLTQGLNDKGNGLGNLGALITALVVVSIGLSLGGPTGYAINPARDLGPRIVHALLPLPNKGGSDWSYAWIPVVGPLIGGAIAAGLYNVAFA; this comes from the coding sequence GTGTCCAGCTCCGACATCTTCATCGGCGAGACCATCGGTACCGCCATACTCATCCTGCTCGGCGGCGGCGTCTGCGCCGCCGTGACGCTGAAGGCCTCCAAGGCCCGCAACGCCGGCTGGCTCGCCATCACCTTCGGGTGGGGTTTCGCCGTTCTGACGGCTGTCTACACCTCGGCGCCCCTCTCCGGCGCCCACCTCAACCCGGCGGTCACCCTCGCTCTCGCGATCAAGGACGACGACTGGAGCAACGTTCCGGTCTACTGGGCCGGGCAGCTGCTCGGCGCCGCCATCGGCGCCACCCTGGTCTGGGTCGCCTACTACGGCCAGTTCCACGCGCACCTCACCGACAGGGAGATCGTCGGCGGACCGGGCGCGCAGTCGACCAAGGTCAAGGCCGTCGAGGCGCAGGAGCAGGGCGCGGGCCCGGTCCTGGGCGTCTTCTCCACCGGCCCGGAGGTCCGGGTCGTCTGGCAGAACCTGGCCACGGAGATCATCGGCACCGTCGTGCTGGTCCTCGCCGTCCTCACCCAGGGCCTCAACGACAAGGGCAACGGCCTCGGCAACCTCGGCGCGCTGATCACCGCGCTCGTCGTGGTGTCGATCGGCCTCTCCCTCGGCGGCCCGACCGGCTACGCGATCAACCCGGCCCGCGACCTCGGTCCGCGCATCGTGCACGCCCTCCTGCCCCTGCCCAACAAGGGCGGCTCCGACTGGAGCTACGCCTGGATCCCGGTGGTCGGTCCGCTGATCGGCGGCGCGATCGCCGCAGGCCTCTACAACGTCGCCTTTGCTTAA
- a CDS encoding IclR family transcriptional regulator, which produces MARNIQSVERAAAMLRLLAGGERRLGLSDIASSTGLAKGTAHGILRTLQQEGFVEQDDASGRYQLGAELLRLGTTYLDVHELRARALVWTDDLARSSGESVHLGVLHQQGVLIVHHVFRPDDSRQVLEIGAMQPLHSTALGKVLSAYDPVAHSEALEAERKPYTDRTVCDAEAFEHILDMTRARGYAADVEETWEGVASIAAPIHDRRRMPVGAVGVTGAVERLARDGELRPELIAAVRDCARAVSRDLGGGRF; this is translated from the coding sequence ATGGCGCGGAACATCCAGTCGGTCGAACGAGCGGCCGCGATGCTGCGGCTGCTCGCGGGCGGCGAGCGGCGACTGGGCCTGTCGGACATCGCCTCGTCCACGGGCCTGGCCAAGGGCACCGCCCACGGCATCCTGCGCACCCTCCAGCAGGAGGGCTTCGTCGAGCAGGACGACGCCTCCGGGCGCTACCAGCTGGGCGCGGAACTGCTGCGCCTGGGCACCACCTACCTGGACGTGCACGAGCTGCGCGCGCGGGCCCTGGTCTGGACGGACGACCTGGCCCGCTCCAGCGGCGAGAGCGTGCACCTGGGGGTGCTGCACCAGCAGGGTGTGCTGATCGTGCACCACGTCTTCCGGCCGGACGACAGCCGGCAGGTGCTGGAGATCGGAGCCATGCAGCCGCTGCACTCCACGGCCCTGGGCAAGGTGCTGTCGGCCTACGACCCGGTCGCGCACAGCGAGGCCCTGGAGGCCGAGCGCAAGCCCTACACGGACCGCACGGTGTGTGACGCGGAGGCTTTCGAGCACATCCTCGACATGACCCGCGCGCGCGGGTACGCGGCGGACGTCGAGGAGACCTGGGAGGGCGTCGCCTCCATCGCCGCGCCCATCCACGACCGGCGGCGCATGCCCGTCGGCGCGGTCGGCGTCACCGGCGCCGTGGAGCGGCTGGCCCGGGACGGCGAGCTGCGCCCGGAGCTGATCGCCGCGGTGCGCGACTGCGCCCGCGCGGTCTCCCGGGACCTGGGCGGCGGGCGTTTCTGA
- the metH gene encoding methionine synthase: protein MASVPPTPSADSRTRVSALREALATRVVVADGAMGTMLQAQEPTLEDFQDLEGCNEVLNITRPDIVRSVHEEYFAAGVDCVETNTFGANHSAMAEYDIAERVHELSEAGARIARETADAFAARDGRTRWVLGSIGPGTKLPTLGHIGYGTLRDGFQANAEGLLAGGADALIVETTQDLLQTKSSILGARRAMEATGADVPLLVSMAFETTGTMLLGSEIGAALTALEPLGIDMIGLNCSTGPAEMSEHLRYLARHSRTPLLCMPNAGLPILTKDGAHFPLDAEGLADAQETFVRDYGLNLIGGCCGTTPEHLRQVVERVRGLEPAERSPRPEPGAASLYQTVPFRQDTSYLAIGERTNANGSKKFREAMLAGRWDDCVEMAREQIREGAHLLDLCVDYVGRDGVADMEELAGRFATASTLPIVLDSTEVEVIRAGLEKLGGRAVINSVNYEDGDGPESRFAKVTRLAQEHGAALIALTIDEVGQARTPEKKVEIAERLIADLTGNWGILESDILIDTLTFTICTGQEESRGDGVATIEAIRELKRRHPDVQTTLGLSNISFGLNPAARILLNSVFLDECVKAGLDSAIVHASKILPIARFTEEEVQTALDLIHDRRTEGYDPLQKLMQLFEGATAKSLKAGRAEELAALPLEERLKRRIIDGERNGLEADLDEALLTRPALEIVNDTLLDGMKVVGELFGSGQMQLPFVLQSAEVMKAAVAHLEPHMEKSDDDGKGTIVLATVRGDVHDIGKNLVDIILSNNGYNVVNLGIKQPVSAILDAAAEHRADVIGMSGLLVKSTVIMKENLEELNQRGLAADYPVILGGAALTRAYVEQDLHEIYGGEVRYARDAFEGLRLMDALIGVKRGVPGAKLPELRQRRVRASAAPAEVEERPEEGHVRSDVATDNPVPKPPFEGTRVIKGIQLKEYASWLDEGALFKGQWGLKQARTGDGPTYEELVESEGRPRLRGLLDKLQTENLLEAAVVYGYFPCVSKDDDLIILDEQGNERTRFTFPRQRRGRRLCLADFFRPEESGETDVVGLQVVTVGSRIGEETAKLFASNSYRDYLELHGLSVQLAEALAEYWHARVRSELGFAGEDPADVEDMFALKYRGARFSLGYGACPDLEDRAKIAELLRPERIGVHLSEEFQLHPEQSTDAIVIHHPEAKYFNAR, encoded by the coding sequence ATGGCCTCTGTGCCGCCGACCCCTTCCGCCGACAGCCGGACCCGTGTGTCCGCGCTCCGAGAGGCCCTGGCCACCCGTGTGGTGGTGGCCGACGGAGCCATGGGCACCATGCTCCAGGCCCAGGAGCCCACTCTCGAGGACTTCCAGGACCTCGAGGGCTGCAACGAGGTCCTCAACATCACCCGGCCCGACATCGTGCGCTCCGTGCACGAGGAGTACTTCGCCGCGGGCGTGGACTGCGTCGAGACCAACACCTTCGGCGCCAACCACTCCGCCATGGCCGAGTACGACATCGCCGAGCGGGTGCACGAGCTGTCCGAGGCCGGCGCCCGCATCGCCCGCGAGACCGCCGACGCCTTCGCCGCCCGCGACGGACGCACCCGCTGGGTCCTCGGCTCCATCGGCCCCGGCACCAAGCTGCCCACCCTCGGCCACATCGGCTACGGCACCCTGCGCGACGGCTTCCAGGCCAACGCCGAGGGCCTGCTCGCCGGCGGCGCCGACGCCCTGATCGTCGAGACCACCCAGGACCTCCTCCAGACGAAGTCGTCGATCCTCGGCGCCAGGCGCGCGATGGAGGCGACCGGCGCCGACGTGCCCCTGCTGGTGTCCATGGCCTTCGAGACGACCGGCACCATGCTGCTCGGCTCCGAGATCGGCGCCGCGCTCACCGCGCTGGAACCGCTCGGGATCGACATGATCGGCCTGAACTGCTCCACCGGCCCCGCCGAGATGAGCGAGCACCTGCGCTACCTGGCCCGGCACTCCCGCACCCCGCTGCTGTGCATGCCGAACGCCGGACTGCCGATCCTCACCAAGGACGGCGCCCACTTCCCGCTGGACGCCGAGGGCCTGGCCGACGCCCAGGAGACGTTCGTCCGCGACTACGGGCTGAACCTCATCGGCGGCTGCTGCGGAACCACCCCCGAGCACCTGCGCCAGGTCGTCGAACGCGTCCGCGGCCTCGAGCCCGCCGAGCGCAGCCCCCGCCCCGAGCCCGGCGCCGCCTCCCTCTACCAGACCGTGCCCTTCCGCCAGGACACCTCCTACCTGGCGATCGGCGAGCGCACCAACGCCAACGGATCCAAGAAGTTCCGCGAGGCCATGCTGGCCGGCCGCTGGGACGACTGCGTGGAGATGGCCCGCGAGCAGATCCGCGAGGGCGCGCACCTGCTGGACCTGTGCGTGGACTACGTCGGCCGTGACGGCGTCGCCGACATGGAGGAACTCGCCGGCCGCTTCGCCACCGCCTCCACCCTGCCGATCGTCCTGGACTCCACCGAGGTCGAGGTCATCCGGGCCGGCCTGGAGAAGCTCGGCGGCCGCGCGGTGATCAACTCGGTGAACTACGAGGACGGCGACGGCCCCGAGTCCCGCTTCGCCAAGGTCACCAGGCTGGCCCAGGAGCACGGCGCGGCCCTGATCGCGCTGACCATCGACGAGGTGGGCCAGGCCCGCACCCCCGAGAAGAAGGTCGAGATCGCCGAACGGCTCATCGCCGACCTGACCGGCAACTGGGGCATCCTCGAGTCGGACATCCTCATCGACACCCTGACCTTCACCATCTGCACCGGCCAGGAGGAGTCCCGGGGCGACGGCGTCGCCACCATCGAGGCGATCCGCGAGCTCAAGCGCCGTCACCCCGACGTGCAGACCACCCTCGGCCTGTCGAACATCTCCTTCGGCCTCAACCCGGCCGCCCGCATCCTGCTGAACTCCGTCTTCCTCGACGAGTGCGTCAAGGCGGGCCTGGACTCCGCGATCGTCCACGCCTCCAAGATCCTGCCCATCGCCCGCTTCACCGAGGAAGAGGTGCAGACCGCCCTCGACCTGATCCACGACCGGCGGACCGAGGGCTACGACCCCCTCCAGAAGCTCATGCAGCTCTTCGAGGGCGCCACCGCCAAGTCCCTCAAGGCCGGCCGGGCCGAGGAACTGGCCGCGCTCCCCCTGGAGGAACGCCTCAAGCGGCGCATCATCGACGGTGAGCGCAACGGCCTCGAGGCCGACCTCGACGAGGCGCTGCTCACCCGGCCGGCCCTGGAGATCGTCAACGACACCCTGCTGGACGGCATGAAGGTCGTCGGCGAGCTCTTCGGGTCCGGCCAGATGCAGCTGCCGTTCGTGCTGCAGTCCGCCGAGGTCATGAAGGCGGCGGTGGCCCACCTTGAGCCGCACATGGAGAAGTCCGACGACGACGGCAAGGGCACCATCGTGCTCGCCACGGTCCGCGGCGACGTCCACGACATCGGCAAGAACCTCGTCGACATCATCCTGTCCAACAACGGCTACAACGTCGTCAACCTCGGCATCAAGCAGCCGGTCTCCGCGATCCTGGACGCCGCCGCCGAGCACCGCGCCGACGTCATCGGCATGTCCGGCCTGCTGGTCAAGTCCACGGTGATCATGAAGGAGAACCTGGAGGAGCTCAACCAGCGCGGACTCGCGGCCGACTACCCGGTCATCCTCGGCGGCGCCGCCCTCACCCGGGCCTACGTCGAGCAGGACCTGCACGAGATCTACGGGGGCGAGGTCCGCTACGCCCGCGACGCCTTCGAGGGCCTGCGCCTCATGGACGCCCTGATCGGCGTCAAGCGGGGCGTGCCCGGCGCGAAGCTGCCCGAGCTCAGGCAACGCCGGGTGCGCGCGAGCGCCGCCCCCGCCGAGGTCGAGGAGCGACCCGAGGAGGGCCACGTCCGCTCCGACGTCGCCACCGACAACCCCGTGCCGAAGCCGCCCTTCGAGGGCACCCGCGTCATCAAGGGCATCCAGCTCAAGGAGTACGCCTCCTGGCTCGACGAGGGCGCCCTCTTCAAGGGCCAGTGGGGCCTCAAGCAGGCCCGCACCGGCGACGGGCCGACCTACGAGGAACTCGTCGAGAGCGAGGGCCGCCCCCGGCTGCGCGGCCTGCTGGACAAGCTGCAGACCGAGAACCTCCTCGAGGCCGCCGTGGTCTACGGCTACTTCCCCTGTGTGTCCAAGGACGACGACCTGATCATCCTGGACGAACAGGGCAACGAGCGGACCCGCTTCACCTTCCCCCGTCAGCGCCGCGGCCGCCGGCTGTGCCTGGCCGACTTCTTCCGCCCGGAGGAGTCGGGGGAGACCGACGTGGTCGGCCTCCAGGTCGTCACCGTCGGCTCGCGCATCGGCGAGGAGACGGCCAAGCTCTTCGCGTCGAACTCCTACCGCGACTACCTCGAACTGCACGGCCTGTCCGTGCAGCTGGCCGAGGCCCTCGCCGAGTACTGGCACGCGCGCGTGCGCTCGGAACTCGGCTTCGCCGGCGAGGACCCGGCCGACGTCGAGGACATGTTCGCCCTGAAGTACCGCGGCGCCCGCTTCTCCCTCGGCTACGGCGCCTGTCCCGACCTGGAGGACCGCGCCAAGATCGCCGAGCTGCTCCGTCCCGAGCGGATCGGCGTCCACCTGTCCGAGGAGTTCCAGCTCCACCCCGAGCAGTCCACGGACGCCATCGTGATCCACCACCCCGAGGCGAAGTACTTCAACGCCCGGTGA
- a CDS encoding HAD family phosphatase produces the protein MTSTVPAPVTRTAEGSALQAVFLDMDGTLVDTEGFWWDVEVEVFGALGHTLDDSWRHVVVGGPMSRSAGFLIEATGADVTVGELTGLLNEGFEDRITRALPLMPGAARLLAELTEHEVPTALVSASHRRIIDRVIASLGVEHFRLSVAGDEVAHTKPHPDPYLFAAAGLGVDPTRCAVVEDTATGVASAEAAGCLVVAVPSVAPIAPAQGRTVVSSLEQVDLSFLRGLMPLN, from the coding sequence ATGACCAGTACGGTTCCCGCGCCAGTCACCCGCACGGCCGAGGGCTCAGCCCTGCAGGCCGTGTTCCTCGACATGGACGGCACCCTGGTGGACACCGAGGGCTTCTGGTGGGACGTCGAGGTCGAGGTCTTCGGCGCGCTCGGACACACCCTCGACGACTCCTGGCGCCACGTCGTGGTCGGCGGCCCGATGAGCCGCAGCGCAGGGTTCCTGATCGAGGCGACCGGAGCCGACGTCACCGTCGGCGAACTCACCGGCCTGCTCAACGAGGGGTTCGAGGACCGCATCACCCGCGCCCTGCCCCTGATGCCGGGAGCGGCGCGGCTGCTCGCCGAGCTGACCGAGCACGAGGTGCCCACCGCCCTCGTCTCCGCCTCCCACCGCCGCATCATCGACCGCGTCATCGCCTCGCTCGGCGTCGAGCACTTCCGCCTCAGCGTCGCCGGCGACGAGGTTGCCCACACCAAGCCGCACCCCGACCCCTACCTGTTCGCCGCCGCCGGCCTCGGCGTGGATCCCACGAGGTGCGCGGTCGTCGAGGACACCGCGACGGGCGTCGCCTCGGCGGAGGCCGCGGGCTGCCTCGTGGTCGCGGTGCCCTCCGTGGCGCCGATCGCCCCGGCGCAAGGACGCACCGTCGTCTCCTCGCTCGAACAGGTCGACCTGTCTTTTCTGCGCGGCCTGATGCCGCTCAACTGA
- a CDS encoding ABC transporter substrate-binding protein, with protein sequence MNRKTLVLPAVVGLLAPVLAACGGSDSGSGGGDAIVVGTTDRFTATKDAPAPLDPAYSYDVGTWNILRQTVQTLMIQPKGEGEPVPEAAESCGFTDTGNERYACKLRSGLQFADGDDVTAKDVKFSIDRARAIKADSGVFALLSTIDTIETQGDNEVIFHLKTADATFPFKLSTPVAGIVNPDDYDKGKLRDGFAVDGSGPYILKADTDGDEMTKAVFTRNPHYKGTLKVNNDEVDMVSYKDADAMGTALQKGDIDLMTRTMSPEQIKKLSESPAGGDIDLVELNGLEIRYLAFDTTDPAVKSKAVRQAMAQIINRNELVSKVYGSQAEPLYSLVPASLTGHSNSFVNTYGEPNVGKAKALLADADITKPVKLTLNYTTDHYGPATKQEFEVLQKQLNDSGLFDVTIKGTAWDAFVPAERKGEYAVYGMGWFPDFPDADNFVAPFLDKDNFLKSPYGNSDIIDTLIPSSRREADRQSATKSLTEIQDIVAKDVPILPLWQGKQYVAANNDVTGTAYALNSSATLQLWELGRGASS encoded by the coding sequence ATGAACCGCAAGACTTTGGTGCTGCCGGCCGTGGTCGGTCTGCTCGCGCCCGTGCTCGCCGCCTGCGGAGGGTCCGACAGTGGCAGCGGCGGCGGCGACGCCATCGTCGTGGGCACCACCGACCGGTTCACCGCCACCAAGGACGCCCCGGCCCCGCTCGACCCCGCGTACTCCTACGACGTCGGCACGTGGAACATCCTGCGCCAGACCGTGCAGACCCTGATGATCCAGCCCAAGGGCGAGGGCGAGCCCGTCCCCGAGGCGGCCGAGAGCTGCGGTTTCACCGACACCGGCAACGAGCGCTACGCCTGCAAGCTGCGCAGCGGCCTGCAGTTCGCCGACGGCGACGACGTCACGGCGAAGGACGTCAAGTTCTCCATCGACCGCGCCCGCGCCATCAAGGCCGACTCCGGCGTGTTCGCCCTGCTGTCCACCATCGACACCATCGAAACGCAGGGCGACAACGAAGTCATCTTCCATCTCAAGACCGCCGACGCCACCTTCCCCTTCAAGCTGTCGACCCCGGTCGCCGGCATCGTCAACCCCGACGACTACGACAAGGGCAAGCTGCGCGACGGTTTCGCGGTCGACGGATCGGGCCCCTACATCCTCAAGGCCGACACCGACGGCGACGAGATGACGAAGGCCGTGTTCACCCGGAACCCCCACTACAAGGGGACGCTGAAGGTGAACAACGACGAGGTCGACATGGTGTCCTACAAGGACGCCGACGCCATGGGCACCGCCCTGCAGAAGGGCGACATCGACCTCATGACCCGCACCATGTCGCCGGAGCAGATCAAGAAGCTCTCCGAGAGCCCCGCCGGCGGAGACATCGACCTGGTCGAACTGAACGGCCTCGAGATCCGCTACCTCGCGTTCGACACCACGGACCCGGCCGTCAAGTCCAAGGCCGTCCGCCAGGCCATGGCCCAGATCATCAACCGCAACGAGCTCGTGTCGAAGGTCTACGGCTCCCAGGCCGAGCCTCTCTACTCGCTCGTCCCGGCCAGCCTCACCGGTCACTCCAACTCGTTCGTCAACACCTACGGCGAACCCAACGTCGGCAAGGCCAAGGCCCTGCTGGCCGACGCGGACATCACCAAGCCGGTGAAGCTGACGCTGAACTACACGACCGACCACTACGGTCCGGCCACCAAGCAGGAGTTCGAGGTGCTGCAGAAGCAGCTCAACGACAGCGGCCTGTTCGACGTCACCATCAAGGGCACCGCCTGGGACGCGTTCGTCCCGGCCGAGCGCAAGGGCGAGTACGCCGTCTACGGCATGGGCTGGTTCCCCGACTTCCCCGACGCCGACAACTTCGTCGCCCCGTTCCTCGACAAGGACAACTTCCTCAAGTCGCCGTACGGCAACAGCGACATCATCGACACCCTGATCCCGTCCTCCCGCCGCGAGGCCGACCGCCAGAGCGCCACCAAGAGCCTGACGGAGATCCAGGACATCGTCGCCAAGGACGTCCCGATCCTGCCGCTGTGGCAGGGCAAGCAGTACGTCGCCGCCAACAACGACGTCACGGGCACGGCGTACGCGCTCAACTCCTCCGCGACGCTGCAGCTGTGGGAGCTCGGCCGCGGCGCGAGCAGCTGA
- a CDS encoding ABC transporter substrate-binding protein, translated as MNLRNQWPVLPIMAGLASGLLTGCGTQNGGTGGDGSSVVLGMSDEVLATDPASGYDPGSWLLFNNVFQSLLSFPKGGTEPEPDAARECRFTDTRTQVYSCTLKDDLTFSNGDALTSEDVKFSFDRMLKINDDAGPAIMFATLGAVETPDAKTVVFKLKAPDATFPSKIASGAGSIVDHRQYDADGLREDGEAVGSGPYTLDSFSDDEAVFSVNDHYRGTASDAQNTGVTLKFFGGDQKALKKALLDGDVDIAYRGLTAADVADIQQSADARAEVVEGSSAEVQHLVFNMDDPVAGKLGVRRAIAHLIDREALIKNVYQGTADPLYSIVPAGIAGHNTAFFDRYGARPSRTEAAAALAAAGITDKVRLTLWSTPSRYGPATDQELKAVAAQLNASGLFDADVKSVAFGQYEKDIAAGKYGVYVKGWVPDYPDADNFTSPFFGEGNVLSNHYTDKTITGTLIPRTAAQSDRSATDADYGRLQNIVAAQVPVLPVWQGKQYAVVGENVYGLENCLDASTVFRFWELSKS; from the coding sequence GTGAACCTGCGCAACCAGTGGCCGGTCCTGCCGATCATGGCGGGGCTGGCCTCCGGCCTGTTGACCGGCTGCGGCACCCAGAACGGGGGCACCGGGGGCGACGGCTCCTCGGTGGTCCTCGGCATGTCCGACGAGGTCCTGGCCACGGACCCCGCCTCCGGCTACGACCCGGGCTCCTGGCTGCTGTTCAACAACGTCTTCCAGTCACTGCTGAGCTTCCCCAAGGGCGGCACCGAACCCGAGCCCGACGCCGCCCGCGAGTGCCGTTTCACCGACACACGGACCCAGGTCTACAGCTGCACGCTGAAGGACGACCTGACGTTCAGCAACGGCGACGCGCTCACCTCGGAGGACGTCAAGTTCTCCTTCGACCGCATGCTGAAGATCAACGACGACGCCGGACCGGCGATCATGTTCGCCACCCTCGGCGCGGTCGAGACACCCGATGCCAAGACCGTCGTCTTCAAGCTCAAGGCCCCCGACGCCACCTTCCCCAGCAAGATCGCCTCGGGCGCCGGGTCCATCGTCGACCACCGGCAGTACGACGCCGACGGCCTGCGCGAGGACGGCGAAGCCGTCGGCTCCGGCCCCTACACGCTCGACTCCTTCAGCGACGACGAAGCCGTCTTCTCCGTCAACGACCACTACCGGGGCACCGCCTCCGACGCCCAGAACACCGGCGTCACCCTCAAGTTCTTCGGCGGTGACCAGAAGGCCCTCAAGAAGGCCCTGCTCGACGGCGACGTCGACATCGCCTACCGCGGCCTGACCGCCGCCGACGTCGCCGACATCCAGCAGAGCGCCGACGCCCGCGCCGAGGTCGTCGAGGGCAGCAGCGCGGAAGTCCAGCACCTGGTCTTCAACATGGACGACCCGGTCGCCGGAAAGCTCGGCGTCCGGCGGGCCATCGCCCACCTCATCGACCGCGAAGCCCTCATCAAGAACGTCTACCAGGGCACCGCCGACCCGCTCTACTCGATCGTCCCGGCCGGTATCGCGGGCCACAACACCGCCTTCTTCGACCGCTACGGCGCCCGGCCCTCCCGGACCGAGGCGGCCGCCGCACTCGCCGCGGCCGGCATCACCGACAAGGTGCGGCTCACCCTCTGGTCGACCCCGTCCCGCTACGGCCCGGCCACCGACCAGGAACTCAAGGCCGTCGCGGCACAGCTCAACGCCAGCGGCCTGTTCGACGCCGACGTCAAGTCCGTCGCCTTCGGCCAGTACGAGAAGGACATCGCCGCCGGCAAGTACGGCGTCTACGTCAAGGGCTGGGTGCCCGACTACCCGGACGCCGACAACTTCACATCGCCCTTCTTCGGCGAGGGCAACGTACTGAGCAACCACTACACCGACAAGACGATCACCGGGACGCTCATCCCGCGCACCGCCGCGCAGAGCGACCGCAGCGCCACCGACGCCGACTACGGCCGGCTGCAGAACATCGTGGCCGCACAGGTGCCCGTCCTGCCCGTATGGCAGGGCAAGCAGTACGCGGTCGTCGGCGAGAACGTCTACGGCCTGGAGAACTGCCTGGACGCCTCCACCGTGTTCCGCTTCTGGGAACTCAGCAAGAGCTGA